TAATATTACTGATTTGCCTGAAGGGACTTATTTGATCAAGGTTATTAATTCCAGTAATAAAAAATAGTTTTCTGTAAAAAATAAGCCCTCCAGATTTTGGAAGGCTTTTTTTTTATCTCTTTTTCTGCTGACCTGGAGCATAAGCTTTTGCGCTTTTATCTCCGTTCATTTTTTTCGCTTGTCCAGGTGGTATTTTTTTACCAGATGGAGCAGAGTGGTTGTGAACGTGTGTATGCGTACTGCAGCTAATTACACTCAATACTAAGAACAAAAGTACTAGTACTACGACAGCAATGCGGGTGATTTTTGATGTTTGCATTTTTAGTTTTAATTTATTTGAGGTGTTGCAAATATAGTCGAAATGTTATCTTTAGCTATATTTAGGCTTAGTTTAAAATGAGTTCAAATAATGATTGTTATATATTTTATATTAGCTTTGATCTCCTGAATATAGATACATTAAAATGACGATAAAAGAAAAATTTTTAATAATCGGATTTAAAGATTTTGTTCATTTGGATAAGGAAAAACGAGACAGAAAAGAAAGAATTGCTTTTTGCTCTAAATATCTTAATGAAGAGATTTTTCTTTTGCTGGTCAATGATAATGGTATTTGGGAAATCGAAAAAATTGAGGATAACAATATTATCAGTATTACATTAAACAAAAAGAAATCTTCACTTGAAGTGGAAGACTTGCTTTTGTTTTTTAAAAACTATTACTATTCTAAAAATGATTTTTTGAATTTTCTATAAATATTTTTTTTGTGAATAAGATTAAATGAAATTTTCGATTTGTAAAACCGTATGTATAAAAAAGCCATAATAACCTCTATTTTCATGGATATCAAAAATTAAAAGATAAGTGTTATGGCAGTCTTTAAAATTACAAATTTGATACCTGAATGAAAGTAGAGTGTTTGGATCTTCTAAATTTTCTAGTCTAACTATATTGTTTTGGATTAAATCATGATTTGTAATTCGGCCAGTTTCGATTAATGCACTTAAAAAATTAGAGCTTTTGAAAGAAATAATAGCTTCATGTTTTATTACTCCGTTTCCGCAGTAAAAACTGAAATGTAATTCAAAATCTGGAGTTTCAATTGGAAATGATCTTTCTCCTAATTGTATTTTTTTTATAATTGAAATTTTGGTCATAATGGTGACTCGCGATTGATAAACAAGAGAAGCGTTTTGAAAACATTCTTTAGTATTCTAGAAATTCCGTTTTTGTATAATAATCTGTGAAATATGAAAAAGCAGGAGATTTTAAATTGTTATTTCTTTGTAATATCTTCCTCTAGGTTTCTTTAATTTAGCTACTACTTCATCTGTCAATAATGGAGACTCCCAAATGCCAAGAATATACGTAATATCTTCTCCCAGCATATCTTCTCCAGCGCCTCTCGGTTGACAGTCAAATTGCCAACGAAGAAATTCAATCCTTAAATATTCTTTATCGTCCAATTCCATTAAAGTGATATAACCAGGGCAGTCATACAGTTTATGAATTTTTAAAACGCTTTTATAATATCCTTTTAAATTATCGTCTTCTTCAATTTCGAATCCGTATGTTTTGGATAGAAACAATAATTCATCTAAAGTAAAATATTCATCGGAAGCTACGGATGATTTAGCGACTAAATTCTTTGTATAGGTCTTTTTCTCGGAATATTCTACATCTAAGATTTTTATAGAAGGTCTTATCAATTCTGTTTTTATAGAACCTAATCCCTCGGTATCGCCTTCGGCAATTTTAGATTGAACGCAGTAGAAGCTTTCTATTAGTTTCATTTAGAGAATTTTATTGTCAGTTGCATGGCTAACAAATATAGATTTTTATTTTAAAGAGAAAGCTCATAAAGCAAAAAAAGCTCCGGAAAAATCCAGAGCTTTTTAAAATATATTTTATAGAAATATTATTCTTCTTTCATTGTATGATAAACGTTCATTACGTCATCATCTTCTTCGATTTTTTCGATCAATTTTTCAACATCAGCAATTTGAGCTTCAGTTAATTCTTTTGTGATTTGCGGAATACGCTCAAAACCAGAAGAAAGGATTTCAAGACCTCTGTTTTCTAATTCTTTCTGTAAAGCACCAAAACTTCCAAAAGGAGCATAGATTAAGATTCCGTCTTCATCCTCAAAAACCTCTTCAGCACCAAAATCAATCAATTCTAATTCTAATTCCTCAGCGTCGATACCATCTTTTGCAATTCTAAAGTTGCAAGTGTGGTCAAACATAAACTCAACAGAACCTTGAGTTCCCATTGTTCCGTTGCATTTGTTGAAATAACTGCGAATATTAGCTACAGTTCTGTTATTGTTATCAGAAGCAGTTTCAATTAAGATTGCAATTCCGTGAGGAGCATATCCTTCAAACAAAATTTCTTTATAGTTGGCAGTATCTTTGTTACTTGCATTTTTAATTGCGCGCTCCACATTGTCCTTTGGCATGTTGGCAGCTTTCGCATTTTGTATAACAGCTCTTAATCTAGAATTGGCATCTGGGTTTGGTCCACCTTCTTTAACAGCCATTACGATATCTTTACCAATTCTGGTAAACGTTTTGGCCATTGCAGACCAACGTTTCATTTTTCTTCCTTTTCTAAATTCGAACGCTCTTCCCATTTCTAATTTTTAGTTTTGTGATGCAAAAATAAGGTTTTCCTAATTTTTACAAAAACAAAATGGTTCTTTTTTGTTCTAGGTTTCAAGTTTAAAGTTACTTGGTTTGTGTTGAATTTATCCGCAAAGTGCGCTAAGGTTTACGCAAGGTTTGCAAAGCTTTATTTATATAGCTTTGTGAACTTTTTTATTTTATACCTTAACTTAAAAATTTCTTTGTGTAAACCTTAGAGGTTAAACCTGAAACCTGAAACAAAACCATTATTTACTAATTCCATTAAATTCGTTGATGATGTTTACAGCCTCGTTGAGGTACGGATTTGTTTTAAGGTTATCCATTTGATATTGATTAATCGTTTTGTCATTTGGATAAGCACCTAGAAGAAACTGATTAACGCTAGAATTGTACACATCAAGCGGATTATTTTCATCATTAAAAGTATTGATCTCTGTCCAAAGTGCACCTAACGTCTTTTTCTGCTTGAAAACCGAATCTAATGTCATTGGAATTTCCGCTTTAGGAGCATTCACGAGCTGATCTATTTTAAGATTAATCTTTTTAATGTTGTTGAAAAAGTAGTTGTCTGACAATCTCTGCGAGCTGTTTTTAGCAATTTTGTCTATCAAATTTCGTTTTACATACGTCTTGTATTTTAAGAAAGGTTCGATGCTATCGTTTTTTATCGCCGTCGGAAAGTCGCTTTCTTTTTGGTATACATCTTCATAAAACTCAGGCAGTACAACATCTGGTTTTACGCCAATATATTGGTGGCTTTTACCTGTAATCCTGTAAAATTTATTGATTGTAATTTTTAAGAAATCCGTGGCTTTATCTTCTTCAAGCGGAAGAATAGTCTGCATAGTGGCTTTTCCAAGCGTATTGCTTCCTAGCAAAAGGGCACGGTTATAATCTTGCATAATAGAAGCAAAAAACTCACTTGCTGAAGCCGTATTACTATTTACCAGAACTACAATTGGACCTCGATAAATAACGCCTTTAAACGGATCGTTAATGACAGATTTCTCTTTTTTGTTGTCAATTACAATCGAAAGCGGACCGTAATCTACAAACATTCCAGCCAGTTTTATCGCTTCTTCCATAGAGCCGCCGCCGTTGTCTATAAGATCAATAACAAGCCCTTGTATGCTGTCTCTTTGCAGTTTTATGACCTCGCGCGCCACATCATCTGCACAGCCTTTTCTGCTGTTGCCATCGAGATCGGCATAGAAACTCGGAATTTTTACATATCCAATTTTACTGTCTTTGCCAATGATGAAACTGAAAACAGAATTTTCTTCATCTTTCATCATTTGTTTTTCTATAAAAACATCAAAACTTTTGCCCGAATTGCGTTTTAAAGTAAGTGTAATATGTTTGTTATTTTCAGATAAAATCATGGACGATATAGACTCCAATGAGGCACAAGAAACCTGAAGTGTTTCTTTCTGATTGGAAATCGAAATAATCTGATCGCCTTTTTTTATCTGTCCTGTTTGATAAGCTGGTCCATTTGGATCGATTTCATCAATAATAATTTCATTTTTCTCGTTGAGGTTTACCGTCATTCCAAGCGACAAATGTTCTTTTGACAAAGAAGCAACAAAACTCGTTTTAGAATCATCACTAAAATAAGCCGTATGAGGGTCAAAATACGTGCAGAAGAAATTGTATAGTTTTTCTTCTTGTTTGGTATTAGAATCTATTAGCGAATTAAAACGGCAGATTTCATTTGTAAGAATTTGATTTTTAGAAGCTTGTTCGATAGATTTGAAATTGGTTTTTAAAGAATCGAGATTGTCGCTCGTTTCAACAATATCATCTAAGATCTGATAACGCAATTTTTTAACCCAAACCTTTTCTAAGTCTTCTTTCTTCAAATAAAAAGCAAAAGATTTTTTATAAAAACGAATGGTATCTTTCTTCGTATAATCAATCGGAATGCTCTGAATTTTTTCTAAAACTTTTTTAGTGCGTATAAGGCCGTTTATGTAGGTAGCTTTGATATCGGTAAGAAAGCTGCAGTCATTCTTTAAAATTAAATTATCGAGATTGTAACGATATTTCTGAGCCAATTCGTCATATTCGCTCTTAAAGAAGATATTGCGTGAAGGGTCAAGTTCGTTAATAAGATTGTCAAAAACAAACACAGAAAGGCTGTCATCAACCGGTTTTGGTCTTAAGTGTTCTGCCTGAATAAGCGCATTTATTTTGTTTAATATTTCACAAGTTTCTGCGCTGTTCTGACCAAAAGATATAGTTGATGTCAGCAAAAAAAGGAGTAGTGAAATCTTTTTCATAAATGGAAATTCGTGGGTTCATGATTAAAGTTACACTAATTTTTTTACAAATTGTAGGTTTTTTAGCAAAATATCGACAATGAAAAGTTTTTAATCGTTAAACGAACACACGCTAAATAATTTAACTCGAATTTGCCTATTTTGAAGAAAAAAAAATGCGTTACAATCGTAACGCATTTTTAAACTATAAAGTCAAAACTTATTTCTTGTAAAACGGTAATTTAACCACTTTTGCAGGAACATCATTTTTTCTGATTCTAATAAAAATATCGCTGTCAACCGTACTGTTTGCAACGGTTACATATCCTAAACCAATTCCTTTATTCATAGAAGGAGACATAGTTCCAGAAGTTACAATTCCGATTACTGCTCCAGAACCATCAACGATTTCGTAATCATGTCTTGGCACAGCGCGCTCTTGCATTTCAAAAGCAACTAATTTTCTTGTAACACCGGCTTCTTTTTGTTTTTTAAGCGCTTCAGAATTGGTGAAATCTTTTGTAAATTTCGTAATCCATCCTAAACCAGCTTCAAGAGGAGAAGTGGTATCATTAATGTCATTTCCGTAAAGACAGAATCCCATTTCTAAACGTAAAGTATCACGTGCAGCAAGACCAATTGGCTTAATGCCAAAAGAAGCTCCGGCTTCAAAAACTTTATTCCAGATCGCCTCAGCGTCTGCATTTTTGCAATAGATCTCAAACCCACCAGAACCAGTATAACCAGTAGCAGAAATAATGACATCGCTAAAACCTGCAAAATCGCCTACTTCAAAATGGTAATAGGTAATAGCAGACAAATCAACAGAAGTTAAAGACTGCATAGCTTCAACCGCTTTTGGACCTTGAATTGCCAATAAAGAATAATCATCAGAAACGTTTTTCATTTCAACTCCCAAATCATTGTGAGAAGTAATCCAGTTCCAGTCTTTTTCAATATTTGAAGCATTTACAACTAGTAAATACTCTTCCTCTTTCATTTTATAAATAATCAAATCGTCAACAATTCCGCCTTCATTATTTGGAAGACAAGAATATTGCGCTCTACCAATTGTCAAAGTAGACGCATCGTTTGAAGTCACTTTTTGAATCAAAGCCAAAGCATTTGGACCTGTCAGCAAAAATTCACCCATATGCGAAACGTCAAAAACTCCTACGCTGTTACGAACCGTTTCGTGTTCAGCATTAACCCCTTCATAAGTGATAGGCATATTATAACCAGCAAAAGGAAGCATTTTCGCTCCTAAACCTTCATGTATGTGCGTAAGCGCAGTATTTTTCATTGTGTTGTTTTATAAAATTGTTTTGCAAATCTATTCAAAAAATATCAAATTTGAATGTCTTAAATTATAAATTTCGCAATAATTAGGAGCTATTTCCTGCTATCCGCTATATCTTTTTGTTTTTAAAGAAAAAACAAAAAGGATGCCGCTACTATCAGGGCTAGGGCTAACAGTTTCAAAAGAACAATCATGATTTCGATTTTTTCCGTAATTTTATTATATAAAAGTATTCAAATGAAATCATCGTATTTAATTACAAAAGAAGAGATTCTGAAATTATACAAACCAATAGATTCCAAAGCGCACAAGGGAACACAAGGTCATGCGGTGATTATTGCCGGAAGTTATGGCAAAATAGGAGCAGCGGTTTTAGCCTCAAAATCCTGTCTAAAAACAGGCTGCGGACTCGTAACAACTTTTGTACCCAAATGCGGTTACCAGATCCTTCAAATCTCCATTCTAGAAGTGATGGTTGCAACCGATGAAAACGTCAATTTTATAACCAATATTCATCTGCCATTAATTCCGCAAGCAGTTGGATTTGGCCCAGGAATAGGGAAGGAACTCGGAACGCAAAAAGCTTTATTTGAGTTTTTAAGAGTCAATAAAGCGCCTTTGGTTTTAGATGCCGATGCATTGAATATCATTTCAGAAAATTTATCATGGTTAGAATTGGTTCCAGAAGACACGATTCTAACACCTCATCCAAAAGAATTAGAACGTTTGATTGGAAAATGGAACTCTGAAGCCGAGAAATTTCAAAAAACAATTGCTTTTTCAGAAAAATATAAAGTGATTGTGGTTATGAAGGGCGCACCAACATTCATTATCAATAGAACTTCGGTATACGAAAATACGACTGGAAATGCAGCGTTGGCAACAGCAGGAAGCGGAGACACATTAACCGGAATCCTCACAAGTCTTCTAGCACAAGGCTACGAACCCAAATACGCCTCAAAATTTGGCGTCTACCTCCACGGACTAACAGCCGATCTAGCTCTCCCAAAAACGGGCTATGAATCTTTTACAGCGTCTACAATTATTAAGTATTTAGGAAAAGCTTTTTTGGAATTAGAGAATTAGAGAATTAGAGAATTAGAGAATGTGTCAATTAGATAATTAGTTGTAAGTTTTGTCATCCTGAGGAACGAAGGATCACAAAAGAAACTCTGCACAGTAACCATAAAGTAATTTGTCAATCTTTGTCGAGCTCCTAGTGTGATCCTTCGTTCCTCAGGATGACAAGTCAAATGTTTTATTCTGCAATAAAAAACTTTGTGACCTTTAAAAAAAGCAAAGCAAACTCAAAAAAACTCAGCGCTCTTTGCGTAAAACCTCCGTGGACTTTGCGCTACAAAAAAACTTCTCAGTTAGAAAAAAAAATCTAAAATCTACCCTCTATAATCTAGAATCAAAAATTGTAAGTTTGTAATGTCAAAGATTAGGAACTTAGCAACTCAGAACCTTAGCATCTTTGAATCTTAAAAAAAATGAAAAACAACTTCGATCTCAGAACGGTAAACGTCATGCGATATATAACGCCACTGCGTGAAGGCGGTTCTTTACCTGCTTTAGCAGAAGCCGATGACGATTTTAAATACGTATTAAAATTTAGAGGAGCCGGACACGGCGTAAAAGCCTTAATCGCTGAATTAGTTGGCGGACAAATAGCAAAAGCTTTAAAACTACAATTGCCAGAATTAGTATTCGCCAATCTCGATGAAGCTTTCGGAAGAACCGAAGCTGATGAAGAAATTCAGGATTTATTGCAAGGAAGTCAAGGGTTAAACTTAGCGCTTCACTTTTTATCTGGTGCTATTACTTTTGATCCTGCTGTAACCACGGTAGATACTAAATTGGCTTCGCAGATTGTTTGGCTAGACGCTTATATTACAAACGTAGACAGAACTTTCAAAAACACCAATATGCTGATTTGGCATAAAGAATTATGGCTGATTGATCATGGTGCGTGTTTGTATTTTCATCATTCTTGGAACAACTGGGAACAGCATGCTAAAAGTCCGTTTGCATTGATAAAAGATCACGTTTTATTGCCACAAGCTTCGCTATTAAAAGAAGTCGATGCCGAATTTAAAGCCATTTTAACCCCAGAAATTTTAGAAGAAATTGTCAATACAATTCCGTTAGACTGGCTGCAATGGGAAGATGCTGACGAAACTCCAGAAGCATTGCGAAATGTTTATTTGCAGTTTTTAAAAACAAGATTAGAGAATTCAGAAATATTTGTAAATCAGGCTCAAAATGCAAGATAATCACTTATACGAATATGCTGTGATTCGTGTTGTGCCAAGGGTAGAGCGCGAAGAATTCCTGAATATCGGAATCATTTTGTTTTGCAAAAAAGCCAAATTTATTAAGGTTCTTTTTCATTTAAATAAAGAAAAAATACAAGCGCTTTCTTCGGATTTCGACATCGAACAGTTAGAATGCAATTTAAC
The Flavobacterium humidisoli DNA segment above includes these coding regions:
- a CDS encoding DUF3037 domain-containing protein, with translation MQDNHLYEYAVIRVVPRVEREEFLNIGIILFCKKAKFIKVLFHLNKEKIQALSSDFDIEQLECNLTSLVKIANGAKDGGPIAEFEIPERFRWLTAIRSSAIQTSRPHPGLSQDLEKTIQRLFEELVL
- a CDS encoding YebC/PmpR family DNA-binding transcriptional regulator, whose amino-acid sequence is MGRAFEFRKGRKMKRWSAMAKTFTRIGKDIVMAVKEGGPNPDANSRLRAVIQNAKAANMPKDNVERAIKNASNKDTANYKEILFEGYAPHGIAILIETASDNNNRTVANIRSYFNKCNGTMGTQGSVEFMFDHTCNFRIAKDGIDAEELELELIDFGAEEVFEDEDGILIYAPFGSFGALQKELENRGLEILSSGFERIPQITKELTEAQIADVEKLIEKIEEDDDVMNVYHTMKEE
- a CDS encoding S41 family peptidase, with the translated sequence MKKISLLLFLLTSTISFGQNSAETCEILNKINALIQAEHLRPKPVDDSLSVFVFDNLINELDPSRNIFFKSEYDELAQKYRYNLDNLILKNDCSFLTDIKATYINGLIRTKKVLEKIQSIPIDYTKKDTIRFYKKSFAFYLKKEDLEKVWVKKLRYQILDDIVETSDNLDSLKTNFKSIEQASKNQILTNEICRFNSLIDSNTKQEEKLYNFFCTYFDPHTAYFSDDSKTSFVASLSKEHLSLGMTVNLNEKNEIIIDEIDPNGPAYQTGQIKKGDQIISISNQKETLQVSCASLESISSMILSENNKHITLTLKRNSGKSFDVFIEKQMMKDEENSVFSFIIGKDSKIGYVKIPSFYADLDGNSRKGCADDVAREVIKLQRDSIQGLVIDLIDNGGGSMEEAIKLAGMFVDYGPLSIVIDNKKEKSVINDPFKGVIYRGPIVVLVNSNTASASEFFASIMQDYNRALLLGSNTLGKATMQTILPLEEDKATDFLKITINKFYRITGKSHQYIGVKPDVVLPEFYEDVYQKESDFPTAIKNDSIEPFLKYKTYVKRNLIDKIAKNSSQRLSDNYFFNNIKKINLKIDQLVNAPKAEIPMTLDSVFKQKKTLGALWTEINTFNDENNPLDVYNSSVNQFLLGAYPNDKTINQYQMDNLKTNPYLNEAVNIINEFNGISK
- a CDS encoding NAD(P)H-hydrate dehydratase, which gives rise to MKSSYLITKEEILKLYKPIDSKAHKGTQGHAVIIAGSYGKIGAAVLASKSCLKTGCGLVTTFVPKCGYQILQISILEVMVATDENVNFITNIHLPLIPQAVGFGPGIGKELGTQKALFEFLRVNKAPLVLDADALNIISENLSWLELVPEDTILTPHPKELERLIGKWNSEAEKFQKTIAFSEKYKVIVVMKGAPTFIINRTSVYENTTGNAALATAGSGDTLTGILTSLLAQGYEPKYASKFGVYLHGLTADLALPKTGYESFTASTIIKYLGKAFLELEN
- the gcvT gene encoding glycine cleavage system aminomethyltransferase GcvT; the protein is MKNTALTHIHEGLGAKMLPFAGYNMPITYEGVNAEHETVRNSVGVFDVSHMGEFLLTGPNALALIQKVTSNDASTLTIGRAQYSCLPNNEGGIVDDLIIYKMKEEEYLLVVNASNIEKDWNWITSHNDLGVEMKNVSDDYSLLAIQGPKAVEAMQSLTSVDLSAITYYHFEVGDFAGFSDVIISATGYTGSGGFEIYCKNADAEAIWNKVFEAGASFGIKPIGLAARDTLRLEMGFCLYGNDINDTTSPLEAGLGWITKFTKDFTNSEALKKQKEAGVTRKLVAFEMQERAVPRHDYEIVDGSGAVIGIVTSGTMSPSMNKGIGLGYVTVANSTVDSDIFIRIRKNDVPAKVVKLPFYKK
- a CDS encoding HipA family kinase — translated: MKNNFDLRTVNVMRYITPLREGGSLPALAEADDDFKYVLKFRGAGHGVKALIAELVGGQIAKALKLQLPELVFANLDEAFGRTEADEEIQDLLQGSQGLNLALHFLSGAITFDPAVTTVDTKLASQIVWLDAYITNVDRTFKNTNMLIWHKELWLIDHGACLYFHHSWNNWEQHAKSPFALIKDHVLLPQASLLKEVDAEFKAILTPEILEEIVNTIPLDWLQWEDADETPEALRNVYLQFLKTRLENSEIFVNQAQNAR